The sequence AGAAGACTCATTGTCAAAATGAACCAACAGCTTCTGTCGTCATTGTGGCTGATCCTGGTGTCCACGATAGCTGGGGTAGCCGGTCAGGTTTCGCTCAAGCTGGGCATGAGCCAGCCGGGCGCTGAGGAGACGGTCTCAGAGGGTGTGTTGTCTCTGATAGCTTTGATTCTGCGCACTCCCCTGGTGTGGCTCGGACTGATGTTTTACGGGATAGGAGCGCTTGCC is a genomic window of Chloroflexota bacterium containing:
- a CDS encoding EamA family transporter is translated as MNQQLLSSLWLILVSTIAGVAGQVSLKLGMSQPGAEETVSEGVLSLIALILRTPLVWLGLMFYGIGALAWIAVLSRLDLSVAYPFLALNFVLITIISRLFLGETVPLLRWAGIGVIVVGILLVARSTTAS